Proteins encoded in a region of the Thermocaproicibacter melissae genome:
- a CDS encoding DUF5685 family protein — MFGYVKPQKSELLVREFEAYRGVYCALCRRLGKDYGFPARLVLNYDCTFFAVLQLAVAESTEPDFYRGRCVVNPLKKCGFCRENGQELASAAALTVILAYYKVKDNIADSGFFRRLLSLIVLPFFKQKERKAAKKYPELEKIVASAMQEQAMVEHEDCGIDRAAEPTAKMLAGIFETIGAGSSLGRILHEAGYYLGRWIYLMDAADDLQKDIKKKNFNPFAVHFKLTPESTQEQLEQARDFANEELNSTLVRLRAAIDLLEMNSLGPVVRNVVANGLPMMQKELLYKKESGNVRPL, encoded by the coding sequence TTGTTTGGTTATGTCAAACCTCAGAAGTCAGAATTACTGGTGCGTGAATTTGAAGCATACCGCGGTGTTTACTGTGCCCTATGCCGCAGGCTCGGAAAAGACTACGGCTTTCCGGCACGCTTGGTGCTGAATTACGACTGCACATTTTTTGCGGTTCTCCAGCTTGCCGTTGCAGAGAGCACCGAACCTGACTTCTACCGAGGGCGGTGCGTCGTCAATCCGCTGAAAAAATGCGGTTTTTGCCGGGAAAATGGGCAGGAACTTGCTTCGGCTGCCGCGCTGACAGTGATTCTTGCTTATTACAAAGTCAAAGATAACATCGCAGATTCTGGTTTCTTTCGGAGACTGCTTTCGCTTATAGTGCTTCCTTTTTTCAAGCAAAAAGAACGAAAGGCAGCGAAAAAATACCCTGAGCTTGAGAAAATCGTTGCCAGTGCCATGCAAGAGCAGGCCATGGTAGAACACGAAGACTGCGGCATAGACCGTGCTGCGGAACCGACGGCAAAAATGCTGGCAGGTATTTTCGAGACCATCGGCGCAGGCAGCAGTTTAGGGCGTATTCTTCACGAAGCTGGGTATTACCTCGGCAGATGGATTTACCTAATGGATGCTGCCGACGACCTACAAAAAGATATAAAAAAGAAGAATTTCAATCCGTTTGCGGTCCACTTCAAGCTGACACCGGAAAGCACCCAAGAACAGCTGGAACAGGCACGCGATTTTGCAAACGAAGAGTTGAACAGTACGCTTGTACGGCTCCGTGCGGCGATTGATCTGCTGGAAATGAACAGCCTAGGGCCGGTCGTACGCAATGTTGTTGCCAACGGACTTCCGATGATGCAGAAAGAACTACTTTATAAGAAGGAGAGCGGCAATGTCAGACCCTTATAA